Below is a genomic region from Salvelinus sp. IW2-2015 linkage group LG18, ASM291031v2, whole genome shotgun sequence.
AAACTACTCTGAGTATATGTATGCTACTACTCACCCTATCAACAGTTATACCTCAGTACATTCCAGAATGTTGGATCAAGCCCCTATGGTCCTTGTATCAGGCKTATATTACAGTACTTTATTACTGTCATCAGACAGGTTTTATTAGTACAGTTCTTGGAAATCTTTATAGATCAAGACACAGtaagatgtttttttcttctaacTCTTAACCCAGTAAGTTCTTATGCAGCATTTTTGAGACTGGGCcaaaatcctaacttgagatccaCACACATTGCCGACATTCATGTAAATCGTAAATGGGTTagatgtaaattagatatttacaCTAGCATTTGAATTACGTGGGTTTATCAAGTTGTATTTCGGCCTACAGTGAACACATAGCTATAAACTCTTAATAAAGAGATTATTCCTAAAACTTCACTATCACATGAAATGCAGAAAACAAGAACTGTCCTCAGGCAAGGCTGGCCATACAGTCTCCTTTTCAGGtaaaaagaaataaataaaaggtttAAAAAAGGACAATGTAGCATTTCAGAATCTCGGTGACATGTCCTTTAGTCTTGTAGRTGGATATAAGGATGGTGACCACTAATTGGCGTGAATTTAATTCCTACTTTTAAATGTACATTGTATATAGATGGgtgggttgtttagcaacaaaactgatgTGTGCGCAACCGTGGAGCAAAACCGGCAGGGTTGGCATAGAATCAaaggattgttgacaacatgggaTCTATTTCCTCCCCCAAatctttattgaaaacataaataaatgtgcacaatgagcacttgtctctcaaatacgtTGTTATATGTTGGTTAGCTAACAAGCTagtttttgccatattagcatagacgtggagtcaaaacacctcaaaacaagacgtggtatcaataacaagatacaacAAGCCATGTACAATTCCCCACATggtagcttcttgtcattgtcattgttgctagctatctgaccatccagaatcacaagAAACTGACTTCTGCCCCTTTGACGCACGTGCATCGTTTTTGTGACGTCAGCTAACCTGTTAATATGCAGAATCTTTTGATGACCTTGCAAACTAACTGTGATCAACATGAATAGCCATATATAGTTAACCCCCAGGTCCAGGCATATGCTTCACAGGAGTTACAATAAATTTTTTAAAGTTGATTTTATTGAAATTCGTAATCAAAAATGAATCAAATTGGCATCTTTTGTTTTTGAGGGTGAGTCCATTTAGTAGCGGACGGGCCACAAAGAAAAAAGTGAAGTAAATTACTTTAATCAGAGTAAACTAACATTTTTGAGTTGCAAGGCTTTTCTGGGTTACCATGGAGCCTTGGTCCTAGGTAATTGCCtgccatttaaaaaatacattgccATTTTTAAGTCCAAATAATGATCCAAGATTACACTATTTGGAGAGAAACAATTCCAGGTTTAGTTTTCCagctctgttttttttattagcaTTTTGCATGCTATCTGTTTTTGCATGATACAAAACAAGTGAGACTCGTGTTAACACCACGTATGGAACCTGTGATGTCTTTAATGTTGAAATAACACAAATCTACAGTAGCAAATCTGTTGGTTTCTACTACCTCATTTCTAGAAAAGGACTGACCCTCTTGTCAAATAAATACAACTTTGAGGCAGTGGTGTACGGATGTAGCAACATCCCATAAACACAAGCCAGGGATATGGGCAAAAGCTCTCTTGCAGTACAGGTTGATGTGCTTAACTCTGCTAGATATTTGTTGACTTGCTGCTTTAGATATATGCCATAATCTTGCTATTGTTGTCATCAGTTTAGTGATTTGCCGTCCATGGCCTATCAGGTCCATTCAGCTACGGAATAATTTATGTTTTGAGATGACTTGAAAATAACTTGGTAAAGGTTGAAATTAGCAAGAATGTTCTTGGATAAGGCGGTTCTATGAGACTACTGAAAATTAAGAACTGGGATTTATACCCTTTTGTGAATAATTCAAGGTTCCGTTAAAGTTTTGTGCACCCTGCTTGACTATGTTAAAGGTGAGGAAGTTTTAGATGTACCGTGGTGATTGGTTTTTGTATGTTAGGTAAATGTTTCTACTGATGTTGTGTTTTTGAGTATCTTGTAGCCATTCCTCCCAATTAGTCAGAAATTTGATTCGAACCTATACACGTAATAACACATTGATGACACTCAAGATTTGCAGACCCTTCAAGTCAATGTGAAGATTTATCTTGACATGATAGATGTTGTAGTTCTTTGACTCATGCCATATTTAAGGAGAGGACGATGCTTCTCGTAACTTAAATAGCCCTGAATGTAAACAGTTTTAACACTAATTCTACCAAACTATACTCAGAGACAGATTTTACAGATACATATATAAaactagttgtgtgtgtgtatacatacaaaTAAATATTGCTTATTGGTATATAGTAGAGTTATATTTAGCTCTAATCACAGATTCAGGGAAGTACAGCTGAGATGTCAAAACTACTTTCTCATTTTCCATTCTGTTTTGACTGGATGTTGACGAGGTTACGTCTATGGTTTCCATAGTAAAAGCGGTCTTCAAAAAGGCCTTTGATTAAAGACAGTGTGCtgatgtgtacatacagtatgtgtatagtaTACTGAAAATGTGAGGTTTGGGGTTGTTGTAAATGTAAAAGCTTTGTCTGCTTTTTTAGAGTTTTTATTTGAATAGCAATGGCACTCCTGAGCGCAGACTACTGTTCTGTAATATTTGAACGTATAAAACTACTTCTATTAATGAAATTGCTGATGACATTTAAACTTAAATACCTTTTTATATTTAGGAAAATGTATGAAGGAATTCGATTTTGCATGATTGCCGGTGTGTGGATTGAAGGCAGCACGTCTTGTATTGTTGGCTATGTGAAGTGGAATTGGTTGAATCCTGTAGGTGAAGGATTCGTTGAAAACACGGAAGTGTATGCAATGCAAATTGTCACATTAGACAAACTTTGAGACTAGAATTCTTAGTCAAAACCGGCCATGATCTATACAGTGGCCTACTTTAAGATTTGTGTAActaactcatatatatatatacagtggggagaagaagtatttgatatactgccgattttgcaggttttcctacttacagagcatgtagaggtctgtaattcttatcataggtacacttcaactgtgagagatggaatctaaaacaaaaatccagaaaatcacattgtatgatttttaggtaaataattagcattttattgcatgacataagtatttgatacatcagaaaagcagaatgtaatatttggtacagaaacctttgtttgcaattacagagatcatacgtttcctgtagttcttgaccaggtttgcacacaactgcagcaggatttgcgccactcctccatacagaccttctccagatccttcaggttttggggctgtcgctgggcaatacggactttcagctccctccaaagattttctattgggttcaggtctggagactggctaggccactccaggactttgagatgcttcttacggaccactccttagttgccctggctgtgtgtttcgggtcgttgtcatgctggaagacccagccacgacccatcttcaatgctcttactgagggaaggaggttgttggccaagatctcgcgatacatggccccatccatcctcccctcaatacggtgcagtcgtcctgtcccctttgcagaaagcatccccaaagaatgatgtttccacctccatgcttcacggttgggatggtgttcttggggttgtactcatccttcttcttcctccaaacacggcgattggagtttagaccaaaaagctctatttttgtctcatcagaccacatgacctctcccattcctcctctggatcatccagatggtcattggcaaacttcagatgggcctggacatgcgctggcttgagcagggggaccttgcgtgcgctgcaggattttaatccatgacgcgtaggtgtttactaatggttttctttgagactgtggtcccagcgcTCTTCTGgtaattgaccaggtcctgccgtgtagttctggactgatccctcaccttcctcatgatcattgatgccccacgaggtgagatcttgcatggagccccagaccgagggtgattgaccgtcaacttgaacttcttccattttctaataattgcgccaacagttgttgctttccaccaagctgcttgcctattgtcctgtagcccatcccagccttgtgcaggtctacaattctacccctgatgtccttacacaactctctgtcttggccattgtggagaggttggagtctgtttgattgagtgtgtggacaggtgtcttttatacaggtaacgagttcaaacaggtgcagttaatacaggtaatgagtggagaacaggagggcttcttaaagaaaaactaacaggtctgtgagagacggaattcttactggttgataggtgatcaaatacttatgtcatgcaataaaatgcaaattaattacttaatcatacaatgtgattttctggatttttgttttagattccgtctctcacagttagtgtacctatgataaaaattacagacctctacatgctttgtaagtaggaaaacctgcaaaatcggcagtgtatcaaatacttgttctccccactgtgtgtatatatatatatcatgtgttcttaatgtttgttaAATCATTTTTACTCCCTCTATGAATTCTAAGGTAAATAACACgggtgcatatatatatattttttaagtgtttgTGAAATATCTGTCCCTTCTGTTGTTGCTGTCATTGTCTCTTGCTCTATTTTTGGTCGTCTCCCCCGTCCTTTTTGTTGAGAAAACACGTGTGAATTGTCATGTACATATTCATATTATCGTGGTCAGATATTAACTCCCCAATTTTGAAAGAAaagtggagagagacatggaaacCCTCAGGGACAAAACACACCCCTCACTCCTTCAGGTACTGTCTATACACTTAGGCATAGCAGGGATTTGAAGTCCTGTAAACAAAATCCAACATACACCAAAAATGGATCAGATACTAGTTTAGGCTAAACCGTGGCTGTTTCAGtttagcttcttttttttctctctcttttctttaaaGTCGCATGTGGATTGTTTTTTGGCTTTTTGCACAATTATTCTTTGACTTAAGGTGGTCCTGTGTTTGAGCCAAAACATCCAATTTTATCTctgtagtttttatttttttatcattttaaaacgCAATGAATGTCTATGTAAACTCAGTTCAGGTAAGATGTTagccaaacatgtttttttaagctGCATTTATGTCTCCAGCCCACAGTGCCTCAGACACCATAGTTATCACACTGCGTTGATAATTAACTACTGTTTAACAGAATACATTTGGACCTACTCTCTGAGCATCTGTGGAAAATGTGAATCcttgaagagaagaaaaaaatgcaATCAATCATCCATTTTGGTAGGCCTAATTTAACAACTGGTGTAGATTGACACTGCGTTTAGTCAAACCTCTTCCGATTAACACAATTATTCTAATGCAAGTgcaatgtataatttattttttaaatgatgtggTTTGTTGGGAAGATTTATTTTGTTGATGTTCTCTTTGAGCAATCCTTTCTATTCCGTCTCTCTAAGCCCTTCTGATCGAGAGCTCTGCTTGGTAGCCTATATGTTGCTACTTATCTTTGGTTTGACAGCTCTACAGCTTTTAGATTAAGACTGTACTATATTGAGTCTGTAAAAGCAAGTTATTCCTTTTCAAACGTTTGAAAGCAGCCCTTTTTAGCCCTATGCTGTGGTCTAATTGGGATGACTTGCAATGCTTTCGACATTACACTTCAAACATAGAGGACTGAGGGACTTttgaaaaaattataaaatagaaaatatttcATATCTTATTTCCAGCTTTAGTGTCCTATAAGCAATTCGGTTTCATATATGAAATACCTAATTCAGTAGTCAAGGCAAAAACATGAAATTAAACTCTTTATTTGTTTGGTTTATGTGGTCAGATGCTCAGATAGCAGGTACACCTAAATCTAACTGGACCTCATTTCAGTAATTGCCATTTACAGTTTGGCAGACTCAATAGACTTACATTTTTCTACTGTAATTTATGAATGTTTTTCGTTTTGTACTATGCTATTAGAACTTCTTGGCTATGGTCAATTGTCTTTCTAGTAGAGAGGACTTAATCAGTAAGTTAATTTGATTGCACTAGTACATTTTCCAATTTTGAATGCAATTTTGTTTTGACAACTTGACTAATAAAATATGCTATGTAATCTTTGAAGTGAAGTGGTTATGATCTTGATTttatgtatgttgcattgaaccTGGGGCACCAATGATTAATTGTCTTTGTGCATGTGTAAGAATTTACTCAATGTATCCTGTAAGGAAAAAACGCCATTTTGAAAAAGAGATCAGCTGTAACAGGTCATTCACTGGACGAAATAATCACTTTTCAAAATCACCTATTCTTCTAATAAATGTTATTGTGAAAATGAATTCTCTGTCGTCTTTTTCAACCAAAACACTTTTAGCGTAGTATTTWAAAAAACgttaaagtaaaaaatgttttgccactAAATGGTGGATGAATGTGCACtgtgtacgaaacattaggaacaccttcctaatattgagttgcacccccttttgccccgAGTACAGCCTCAATTCGCCGGGGCATGGACtaaaaggtgttgaaagtgtttgtTGTAATGGTTCCACGTTCATTCTATAGATCAGGTGTTCCTAAACTGGGTAAGctcaatgccgtcgggggtacgccaaaaagtgtgattcacttttttttcttcacattttcaaacagtccatttatattttccaacgggtgaggctttttttctggcctaagtagccttgtttcactgccaaatatataatgaaaccatctagtgttcagcgaaataacacaatgtcaaatacaggtagcctagtcaaataattaacatccaatcacattaactgaattccactaacggtctgtatgtagccaatCGTAGCTGCtcctcatgttggtatctgtactgatggcgcaaaagccatgacagggagacatagggTAGTGGTAACatgcatgcaagcagttgctcccgacgccacttgggtacactgcagcatccactgagaggctcttgctgccaagggaatacaTGATGGCTTGAAAGAAGTTTTGGacatggttaactttgttaaagcaaggcccctgaactcgtgtattttctgcactatgcaatgatctgggcagcgaccatgtaacgctttaacaacatacagaagtgcactggttatcaaggggcataatattgacatgttttttttaaattgagagacaactTTAAGCtctactgaccataattttcacttgtctttttttctggcctaagtagccttgtttcactgccaaatatataatgaaaccatctagtgttcagcgaaataacacaatgtcaaatacaggtaggctagtcaaataattaacatccaatcacattaactgaattccactaacggtctgtatgtagccaatCGTAGCTGCtcctcatgttggtatctgtgcTCTCGCTtgcatgatgagtttctcaccCGTATGgcatatctgggtgatgttttttctcgcctgaatgatctgaatctagatTTACAGGGACTCttcacaactatattcaatgtgcaggacaaaattgaggctatgattaagaagttggagctcttctctgtctgaattaacaaggacaacacacaggtctttccatcattgtatgatttttttgtgtgtaaattaactcaagcttacggacaatgtgatatagcgaagcacctgagtgagttgggtgcgcaattccACAGGTaatttcccgaaacggatgacacaagcaactggattcgttatccctttcatgccctgcctccattccacttaccgatatctgaacaaaagAGCcacatcaaaattgcaacaagcggttctgtgaaaatttaatcagaaaccactgccagatttctggattgggctacgctcagagtatcctgccttggcaaatcacgccgTTAAGACACTGATGTCCTTTGCatccacatacctatgtgagagtggattctcgaacctcactagcatgaaaactaaatacaggcacagactgtgtKgaaaatgatttaagacagactctccaatacaacccaacattgcagagttatgtgcatcctttcaagcacacccttctcattaacctgtggtgaKTTATTCACCATTTTCGATgatcaaataaagttttatatgtaagatggctaaattaAGAGAaaaaatattgattattattatttgtgccctggtcttaTAAGAGCTCTTTTTCTCTTCCCACcagccgggttgtgacaactcacactcattcttatgtttaataaatgtatcgtatagtgtgtgtgtgtgtggcaggcttatacaatgatggcaaaaaacatttgagagtgcgctgaccctggagCTTTAGGGgatacacagctggaggttgactgtttgaaggggtacgggactataaaaagtttgggaaccactgctatagATGAATGGATAGAGTTTTAGAGGATATCCAGGCCTGCTGGAAACGCTGACATGGACAAGTGAAATCAATGTTTGGTTTAGGTTTTCTAAAACTGAACCGAACATTGAATTATGGATCAATTGCTGTTCCCCATTTTTATATATCATTTCTTTCTAGCACAAACGATACATTTTGtgaatatattatgacaacatttttatTAGTTTTGGACATCGGCAAGGGTTTTTCCGGCTGTGTGGGCACATTTGTTTTTCACTCAAGGCAAGCCGAAGTTGATAGCCGACGTCAACGCCCCATAGTCGGCGATTGGTCAGATTCAAAATTgcacacaccgacagcgtcattgcattttggtacaccagaattacattaatGTCCAATGAAACAGCGTTTTCCTTGCAGCATTGTTTTGCAGAGGCAGTTgtagtgcgttctgtgtggtggatacgttggatttatcaaacgtaggcgtcaaactgtatgcgtagaccacttgacagaaatggtacaaggtgaatgttgaacttgtGTTGCACacacatccagatgatgctgcgtaccattttgcaCAAGGATGCTGtaggtgtgttcgaagcgtaagatctccttggtaaaatagtcaaaattaatGACCGATTTGTTAGATTAATTCAGAATATTTTGCTGAAGTGTATACTGgctttttaagggagtatgcgagcacactcggcTAACCAAGCTTGGAAAGgcaccagccgaactgaagcatgctgacgcctttagcGTTTTCGTGATAACATTTCTTACTGAACTATAGaaaaacaatttatttttatgGGTGTTGTGAATACTTTATTAATCTCCATAGGGAAAGTGGTATGCCTTAATGTATGTATCCCACTGTATTACAACATTTTAAGAAGCTATAGCTATCGTAACTCTCATTATGGTCCATGTGGTTATAACCTGACTTATTTTTTTCCTTTCTAATAGTttccataaaaatgttttttatatgcTTTTGGAAAATTAGAAGCCTACATTTATATTCATGACATTAAATATAAACATCCTTGAACTGTTTGTCTTGCAGTGAATGTCTGGAGCTGAGTCCAGCGAAGGCCAGGGACCTCCAGTCCACTTCGACGCTAGAGCAGTTCATGGCGAAGCTGTGTGTGCATCACCAGAGGCAGATTGTCGACGCTCTGGGCTTCCTACAGACAGAGGTCTGTATAGGCATTGCTCTCATTGTGTATTTTCAATTCAGTACATTTGAATAGATAATTTCTGATTGCCTTCCAGGGACAATAACTAACAAAACAGAGGACGCAGATGCCTAATACATTAACAAAAAGATACAGCCTTGAAGTTAGAGACTAAGGCTCTGTGGCGTGAATATGTTTTGTCTATGTAATAACTAAGTTAAGGTACTGAATAACCTCATTGTTCTCTTTGTTATAGGTCAAGACTATATTCTCCTCCAGCACATCACCAGTCTCTGCCTTCAAAACCTCTTGCTCAGTCAAGCATGGCACCCTTCAGGGTCCTAGCCCTGAACCCTGCCTGGAGACCCTGGAGAAGGGGAGGACTGGCCAGAAACTTCCCATGGCTTCCACTCCCAAAGGAccggtggaggggggagagacagtTGGTAGCAGGTTGGCAGCCCCAGAGCAGACCCCTGAGACTGATGTGTCTAGAAATGTACCTGGGGCCGCTGGGCCAGCCTTAGATCTCCGTAAATCTGGCCCAGGGGAGTCTAAGGCTTTGGCAAACCTTCTCAGAAGCACAGAGGACGGTGAGAGTAAACCTCTTAGTGACCATGCTCCTCTAAAGATCAAAATCATGAAGTCCAGCAGCCTGGCTGATGGTAAGAAGCTGTCCTGTGTGCTCACCACCTCTCTTCCTGCTCGCGCCGGTACTATGGATAAACAGCAGGGCAATTCTGACTCTTCAATCAGAGCAGATGGTTACAGCGATGGCCTCAGCTCCTCTGTGAAAAGGCACAATGATCTTAATCATCCAACAAGACAAAGAGGCTCCTTTGGACGTACCAGAGATACGCTGGTCAAACAGAGTCCACCCCAAAAGACCCCCACCATCATACCCCCAGTTTCCCCCAGGACAGCAAGGAAGACCTTGAAGGGGTCTTCCTACCATCGGCCTAGGGACTCTTCTTCGGTGTGTCAGTTTGTAACCGACCCTGATCTCGGCCACTGCGACATTGTCTACATTGACAAACCAATCACAGACTGTTTCCAGAAATGGCAGCACCGTCGGCTCCCGCGACACAACGCCAGGAAAAGCACCAGAGGTCACATGTACGTGGAGGAGATGTGGGAGCTTAAGACTGTCCGTACATTAGCCAGAAAGTCCGCCCGCAACTATAGTAGCAACTCTCTCACTCCAATGCCAGATCTCAACACTCTGGTCACCCCTAAACAGCTGCTTGGCAAGCCTGAGGGTGTACCTCTTGTGGATATGCCCTTCATTGGAGGTATTTTGGAGACGGTCAGTCAGAGAACTCCCTCAGAGCATTCAGCTGAAAGGGAGTTGGCTGGGGATGTAGAGACTGCAGCAACATCAGCCAGTGAGGTGGAGCTAATCGTTGAGACTAGTCAGACAGACCAGAGTCAATGCAAAGAACAGACTGCCCCTCCATCTCCTTCACAGTGTCCCCCAGTGGAGAACGAGCAGAGTGCAGGGACAGACTCAGAGCAACCAAGGCTGAGTGTAGCACCAGAGGATAGTCTAGCTCGTACTGTGGTCGAGACCGCACATCAGGATTTAAACAGTGTTATTAATGACATCGTTTTGAGTGAAAGCCCAGAGCAGGTGGTGATGGGGAAAGATGTGAACCCATCACATAAGACATCAGAAGAAGCTGAGCTTGTCCAGGATCAGCTGCAGAGTGTGCCAGAGGGCCAGCACGTCATCTCTGAAACCCAACAAAAGGAATCTGAATCCCTGAGCCCTTCCATGGAGAGCACTGGAAACAAGGAGGAGAATGAGGTAGTGAGTGCAAGTGCAATTGATAAAGAACAGGCCGAGCCACTGGAACCTCAGAGTCCAGTTGACCAGAAACCATCTGAGGGCTCTGGAGGAGAAGTTGGCACTGAGGTTCCCACAGAGAGTGAAAGGATGGAGGTGCAGGTCGAACCAGACTGGGCTCCAGGTCACGGCAACAATGTGCCTGAAGAGAAAAAGACAGCTGCTGATTCGTCCTCTAAAAAGGCAGATGAGGCAGTTGTGAAACAATCACCTCCAAGGTGTTCTGAAAAACAGGGTATTCCAGCACGGGTGATTCCTTCAAAGGTGAAGGAAACTGCAGTGATTGAGACCGAGAATATGAATATATGTGGATATGTGAATGGTAGACCTATAGCGCAGTCTGACAGATGTTTGCGTGAACGGCCAGCTAAAAACACCCCAGAGTCTACTCCTACGAAGACTAAACGCCCCACTAAGACCTCTCTGAGACAATCCGAGAAACCTTCTGAGAACATGCCAGATATTCCTCAAGTCTCACTCCCTCCAGCCGAACTGATCAAAATCCCTTTGTCCAAACATCCCACAAAAACCTTTAAAGCTAAAGCAACTCAGAACCTGCCTGACACCAAGACCCCTGTGGAAGTGAGCCAGATCACGTCTGACGCAAGGGCCCCTATAACAGCAAGACTGAGCATTCCTGACACTCCTCCAGTCGCAGACACACCAATCGACTCCCCCAGGAACCCTGAGCCCAGACACCCGCTCAGATCAGCCAGACTGCAACAGCGAGCAGCTGTCGCCTCGCCCCCCCTCCCTGTCGCCACGCCCCCCCTCCCTGTCGTCCCCAGTGCAGTCACCCAGAGCTTTTTCATTGTCCCCCCAGAACCATctacctccctcccactcccctgCATCAAGTTTAACCCTCCCCTCCCCGttgcctctcctcttcttcctatcGTCCCCAGTGCAGTCACCCAGAGCTCTGAAGAGCTGAAAGTTGAGAGAGCTCAGCCAGCTCCAAAACCCAAACCCAGCAAGACACAGAACACTGCAGTGGAA
It encodes:
- the LOC111977811 gene encoding microtubule-associated protein futsch isoform X2 — protein: MQRMIRQFAAEYTSKNSSSSQDVPSAPSPATQAHSDQSLPPPPSLPPAASLGGTATSSVPSQNPVLSKLLMADQDSPLDLTVKKLPPQPVEQDGVLDLSLKKERARSSMSSHHSPHLSQMSTLRGECLELSPAKARDLQSTSTLEQFMAKLCVHHQRQIVDALGFLQTEVKTIFSSSTSPVSAFKTSCSVKHGTLQGPSPEPCLETLEKGRTGQKLPMASTPKGPVEGGETVGSRLAAPEQTPETDVSRNVPGAAGPALDLRKSGPGESKALANLLRSTEDGESKPLSDHAPLKIKIMKSSSLADGKKLSCVLTTSLPARAGTMDKQQGNSDSSIRADGYSDGLSSSVKRHNDLNHPTRQRGSFGRTRDTLVKQSPPQKTPTIIPPVSPRTARKTLKGSSYHRPRDSSSVCQFVTDPDLGHCDIVYIDKPITDCFQKWQHRRLPRHNARKSTRGHMYVEEMWELKTVRTLARKSARNYSSNSLTPMPDLNTLVTPKQLLGKPEGVPLVDMPFIGGILETVSQRTPSEHSAERELAGDVETAATSASEVELIVETSQTDQSQCKEQTAPPSPSQCPPVENEQSAGTDSEQPRLSVAPEDSLARTVVETAHQDLNSVINDIVLSESPEQVVMGKDVNPSHKTSEEAELVQDQLQSVPEGQHVISETQQKESESLSPSMESTGNKEENEVVSASAIDKEQAEPLEPQSPVDQKPSEGSGGEVGTEVPTESERMEVQVEPDWAPGHGNNVPEEKKTAADSSSKKADEAVVKQSPPRCSEKQGIPARVIPSKVKETAVIETENMNICGYVNGRPIAQSDRCLRERPAKNTPESTPTKTKRPTKTSLRQSEKPSENMPDIPQVSLPPAELIKIPLSKHPTKTFKAKATQNLPDTKTPVEVSQITSDARAPITARLSIPDTPPVADTPIDSPRNPEPRHPLRSARLQQRAAVASPPLPVATPPLPVVPSAVTQSFFIVPPEPSTSLPLPCIKFNPPLPVASPLLPIVPSAVTQSSEELKVERAQPAPKPKPSKTQNTAVETRVQTRPKLRSSMVVVAKEVEKVVSLQVSKEVSALTEGTGIKKSEAQAHSSPLRHKIIPQKEGEPSKLAPSEGEPSKLTSLKNSEEPTLLKKAEAPTSMDNKILSGDFSKSSISSASDKPGRMPLRSESSKTEVASQSITPTTPPTAVENRKSALRVQRSPTSSTSAPITAEKRSGVASSMRLKSPVRLTSPIKVKPERIIKSPLRDSPLLVSSPLPSSLVTPLLLPKLEPPVQSRHKFLELLDIEENQQKISTLNTTFDKMHRGWVQIDKEGQPTPRHKNKADRQAAIWKSKRRVRKPKSSEHQRYSLVQMLFKNDLDLASICRWYMESTETQSLVIVKKVNTRLPSETQLLFPGMSQGLSKGFFPSLQAERLKKHLKKFAIASPVKSNPKSRKLIAKALEQEVSTSTPKGKEKRELTTATRISTKAYLSSAETQATDGQKASAKAKNPASARILRKYSNIREKMQGQQSSKKPKGAPRKELKASKVKPSKAPKTKLAKPTKLKPATAQRQKSSVSGDKSVKEPSVVKTERAQSSPSRKTPVKAAVQERSVKTSSSSRTLRDLSRKESASPQRSTQRAMTPKAQKKNLGPSITPKTKSNKQQVGAEKAEVEKRRSESRVSETKGPESKGVRLKAESEVESQQNMDVKTPGSPDQVLTRSQRKMEATPSPSISQSANSKPATKRSHEPAQSETLKAATKRSQESTQNPAKRTRKK